One genomic segment of Hordeum vulgare subsp. vulgare chromosome 2H, MorexV3_pseudomolecules_assembly, whole genome shotgun sequence includes these proteins:
- the LOC123431504 gene encoding fructokinase-like 2, chloroplastic, with protein sequence MASLLLPPQFACSLPYYCIRGQLHYKPTIWGKNTTKTKMGLLHRNVSFVSKKSSQDVEEGSSGEDSDAETPKTKKKPAKRGRKKATIDTSDGHAKEGQSDTEDASPEEPKVVKKRGRKKAATTASSVEEADKPKEPKKRGRRKVKAAEQLSDDEGEDQSKDLMPSNEIELHSSANDLESKVEALLSQDIGEVDKLTPLVCCFGPAKYSFIPSGRPANRLVDREIHSRMKDMFWSPDEFVRAPGGSSSNVALALAALGGRVVFMGKLGDDEYGQSMLYHLNMNGVQTRAVSLDPSAPTAMSLMKVTSRGSLNTSCVKSCAEDCFQQSDINPDVLKEAKMFYYNSSALLEATTRSSLLKAIEVSKKFGGITFFDLNLPMPLWSSSKEAKSLIKEAWEAADIIEVTKQELEFLCGIKPSGKSDTKDEKSEFAHYSPEVVMKLWHANLKVLFVTNGTSKIHYYTEKHNGSVRGTEDAPITPFTSEMSQSGDTIAAALMNMLSINPHLVTDKVYLHKTAKHAIKCGVIDQWLAARERGFLPRGIAEPSSEHEEARFITEREYRTIPDTTQTANPSDRELAHVD encoded by the exons atggcgtctcttcttctccctcctcagTTCGCCTGCTCCCTGCCGTATTACTGCATCAG GGGTCAGTTACATTATAAGCCCACCATTTGGGGAAAAAATACGACAAAGACTAAAATGGGGTTGCTTCACCGAAATGTGAGTTTCGTGTCAAAGAAGAGTTCTCAAGATGTAGAGGAAGGCTCAAGCGGTGAGGACAGTGATGCTGAAACCCCAAAGACCAAGAAAAAACCTGCGAAACGTGGAAGAAAGAAAGCCACCATAGATACATCTGACGGGCACGCAAAAGAAGGCCAAAGTGACACTGAAGATGCGTCCCCTGAAGAACCTAAGGTAGTTAAAAAGAGAGGCCGGAAGAAAG CTGCTACTACCGCATCCTCTGTTGAGGAGGCTGACAAACCAAAAGAACCAAAGAAGAGGGGCAGAAGAAAAGTTAAGGCGGCTGAACAATTAAGTGACGATGAAGGAGAAGATCAGAGCAAAGATCTGATGCCCTCTAACGAAATAGAACTTCACAGTTCAGCCAATGATCTTGAAAGTAAAGTAGAGGCGTTATTATCACAAGATATTGGAGAGGTTGACAAATTAACACCTCTTGTCTGCTGCTTTGGACCAGCTAAGTACTCGTTTATTCCTTCTGGAAGACCTGCTAATAGGCTGGTGGATCGAGAGATTCATAGCAGAATGAAGGATATGTTTTGGTCTCCGGATGAATTTGTGAGGGCACCTGGAGGGTCATCATCCAATGTTGCCCTTGCTCTAGCAGCTCTTGGAGGCCGGGTTGTGTTCATGGGAAAATTAGGTGATGATGAGTATGGCCAAAGTATGTTGTATCACTTAAATATGAACGGAGTTCAAACTCGAGCAGTTAGCTTGGATCCTTCAGCACCAACTGCCATGTCCTTGATGAAGGTGACCAGCAGAGGTAGCTTGAACACAAGCTGTGTTAAATCATGTGCGGAGGATTGTTTTCAGCAATCTGATATTAACCCAGATGTTCTAAAAGAG GCTAAGATGTTTTACTATAATTCGTCAGCTTTGCTTGAGGCAACTACGCGGTCATCATTGTTAAAAGCAATTGAGGTCTCCAAGAAGTTTGGTGGGATAACATTCTTTGATCTTAATCTTCCAATGCCACTATGGTCATCCAGTAAGGAGGCCAAATCACTCATCAAGGAGGCATGGGAAGCTGCAGATATTATTGAGGTCACAAAACAGGAACTTGAGTTCCTATGTGGTATTAAACCATCTGGGAAATCTGACACGAAAGACGAGAAATCCGAATTCGCACACTACAGCCCGGAAGTTGTTATGAAGTTATGGCATGCCAATCTGAAGGTCCTCTTTGTGACTAACGGGACCTCGAAGATACACTATTATACGGAAAAACACAATGGCTCGGTTCGCGGGACAGAAGATGCGCCGATTACTCCTTTCACCAGTGAAATGTCACAATCAGGGGACACCATAGCTGCAG CCCTCATGAATATGCTGTCAATCAACCCTCACCTGGTGACGGACAAGGTTTACCTGCACAAGACAGCAAAGCACGCCATCAAATGTGGCGTCATCGATCAGTGGCTGGCCGCGCGGGAGCGGGGATTCCTTCCGAGAGGGATAGCAGAACCAAGCAGCGAACATGAGGAAGCGAGATTCATCACGGAAAGGGAATACCGTACCATCCCTGACACCACGCAAACGGCAAATCCATCGGACAGGGAGCTCGCGCACGTGGACTGA